The sequence TGTTGCATCAGCCTTTAGCCTATTCATTTGCGCAGGATTTATTCACCGAAATCGACGCTGAAATAGAGGACTTCAAGGTCTTATTCAATGCATCCAACGCCAAGACCAGCCGAATTGCGCTGAGAACGTTCAGCGTTTCCCGTTAAAACCATGCACAAGGATGTGCGCCCCCAATAATTACAACAACAGGAAAAATTTAAATGAAACAAGCAGTAACGTATTCTTTATTCAAATTAACCGCTATAAGCAGCCTTGTATGGCTTTCTTCAATGGATGTTTATGCCGCAGAAGTTAACAGTGGCGCTATAGAGGGTGCTGATCTCAAAGCCGCCGTTCGTTATAGGCATATGAATGGTAATGGTAACGGGATGCCTCGAGTTCTTCTCGGCAAAATGCCTTTGCCAACCGCCGGACTTACCAATGTTCGCTGGGGTGGCAGCAATCACATAAAATACAGTTTTGATGCTGATACAGGAATTTTGGCAACGAATATAACAACACCCAGCGGCACTGTTTCAACCAGTAAAAATGTCGGTGAATTGGGCGAGTTAAATTATATTCTTCTCAATGTACAAAGAAATGGTCATCCGCCCAGGCCCGATATAGTCAATGAAATCAGTCTTGAAAATGTTACGCTCAACGGAGTATCGCTTCCCGGCAACAAGTTTCAAGGTGCAGCATCCGGTGCCAGCTGGAGTGTCACGGGAGAAAACCTAACTGAAAGCTTCAACGTGGAAGGTGATATTGTTTTGGTGGGTCAGCAACCCGGAAGCGATTACAACCATGTTCAAATCAATGTAGGCTATGTCGATCAAACCGGACCAAAAATAGATCAGATTGGCATTAATCCAAATCCGGCTATTTTGAACGGGAGTACCACGCTAAGAGCCACTGTTTCGGATACTGATACGGGCAATGGCAATATCATCAGCGCTGAATACAGTTTAAATGACAGCAGCAGTTGGGAACTCATGACGGCTCAAGACGGCAATTATGATAACCCCATTGAAGAGGTGATCGCAGAATTACCGGCTACGCAGTTAGGTGCAAATAAAGTCTGCATGCGCGGTACAGATGATAAAGGTAACATCACTACACCACCCACCTGTTCTACCTTTATGGTGACATATCATTTCGAGGGTTTTAATGAGCCCATTACTGCCGGTTTGGTCAATTCTGCAAACGCGGCTCAAACTGTTCCTGTTAAATGGCGGTTAACTGATGCAAACGGTTTGCCGATTGAAGGCAGTGTCAGCTTTGCGGGTTTTTATTCCTATCCTATCGAATGTGGAACTACCGAACATAGCCCGCATGATGTGGTTGAGGAATA comes from Methylicorpusculum oleiharenae and encodes:
- a CDS encoding PxKF domain-containing protein, translated to MKQAVTYSLFKLTAISSLVWLSSMDVYAAEVNSGAIEGADLKAAVRYRHMNGNGNGMPRVLLGKMPLPTAGLTNVRWGGSNHIKYSFDADTGILATNITTPSGTVSTSKNVGELGELNYILLNVQRNGHPPRPDIVNEISLENVTLNGVSLPGNKFQGAASGASWSVTGENLTESFNVEGDIVLVGQQPGSDYNHVQINVGYVDQTGPKIDQIGINPNPAILNGSTTLRATVSDTDTGNGNIISAEYSLNDSSSWELMTAQDGNYDNPIEEVIAELPATQLGANKVCMRGTDDKGNITTPPTCSTFMVTYHFEGFNEPITAGLVNSANAAQTVPVKWRLTDANGLPIEGSVSFAGFYSYPIECGTTEHSPHDVVEEYSSGNSGLIYKGDGRWQYNWKTPKNYKNSCRAMYVEFNSGTISPIVAFDFK